A single region of the Kineosporiaceae bacterium SCSIO 59966 genome encodes:
- a CDS encoding TatD family hydrolase has protein sequence MNRAVTTAPPGYPPLPEPLPSPVADNHTHLDIPGALRDDDGPGRRFPTDEEVTALLDAAEAVGVDRTVQIGCDLPAARWTVEAVRRHPRLIGGVAVHPNEAPRLAREGLLDEALAEIERLAGQPRVRVVGETGLDHYRTDPDDDAALAAQEESFRAHIEMARRTDRVLQIHDRDAHADVLRVLADAGAPPRTVLHCFSGDADLARTCVRNGWYLSFAGTVTFRNAAGLREALAAAGPERVLVETDAPYLTPVPHRGRPNASHLVPHTARVMADVLGLSVTEMCLRLDRATTEVYGTW, from the coding sequence GTGAACCGGGCCGTGACCACCGCACCACCCGGGTACCCCCCGCTGCCGGAGCCGCTGCCCTCGCCAGTCGCCGACAACCACACGCACCTCGACATCCCCGGCGCCCTGCGGGACGACGACGGGCCGGGCCGGCGGTTCCCCACCGACGAGGAGGTCACCGCCCTGCTCGACGCGGCCGAGGCGGTGGGCGTGGACCGGACCGTGCAGATCGGCTGCGACCTGCCGGCCGCCCGCTGGACCGTCGAGGCCGTCCGCCGCCACCCCCGGCTGATCGGTGGCGTCGCCGTGCACCCCAACGAGGCGCCGCGGCTGGCCCGCGAGGGCCTGCTCGACGAGGCGCTCGCCGAGATCGAGCGGCTGGCCGGTCAGCCGCGCGTGCGGGTGGTCGGGGAGACCGGGCTCGACCACTACCGCACCGACCCCGACGACGACGCCGCGCTAGCCGCCCAGGAGGAGTCGTTCCGGGCGCACATCGAGATGGCCCGGCGCACGGACCGGGTGCTGCAGATCCACGACCGCGACGCGCACGCCGACGTGCTCCGGGTGCTCGCCGACGCCGGAGCGCCACCACGCACCGTCCTGCACTGCTTCTCCGGCGACGCGGACCTGGCCCGCACGTGCGTCCGCAACGGCTGGTACCTCTCGTTCGCCGGGACCGTCACGTTCCGCAACGCCGCAGGCCTGCGCGAGGCGCTCGCGGCCGCCGGCCCCGAGAGGGTGCTGGTCGAGACGGACGCGCCGTACCTCACCCCGGTGCCGCACCGGGGCCGACCGAACGCCAGCCACCTCGTGCCCCACACCGCCCGGGTGATGGCCGACGTGCTGGGACTGTCGGTGACCGAGATGTGCCTGCGGCTGGACCGCGCGACCACGGAGGTCTACGGAACGTGGTGA